The Cherax quadricarinatus isolate ZL_2023a chromosome 31, ASM3850222v1, whole genome shotgun sequence genome contains a region encoding:
- the bc10 gene encoding apoptosis inducing factor BLCAP, translated as MRWSTAVDLCCTRKMYCLQWLIPVLLIPKPVPAGLLHNHVVFMVLYLTGFFLERKPCTICSLVFLAAVTVLCYSGIGNCLLWPTADCQGEGSGSNELCGRGG; from the exons ATGAGgtggagcactgcagtagacctATG TTGCACCAGAAAGATGTATTGTCTACAGTGGCTGATCCCTGTCCTCCTTATCCCAAAACCAGTTCCTGCAGGTCTACTCCACAACCATGTAGTGTTTATGGTTCTCTATTTGACGGGCTTCTTCTTGGAGCGGAAACCATGTACCATATGTTCCCTTGTCTTCTTAGCCGCGGTAACTGTGCTGTGTTACTCAGGGATTGGCAATTGTCTCTTGTGGCCAACAGCTGATTGTCAAG GTGAAGGTAGTGGATCAAATGAGCTGTGTGGCAGAGGTGGATGA